DNA from Scheffersomyces stipitis CBS 6054 chromosome 1, whole genome shotgun sequence:
CTGGAATCTGAAAGCCGAGGGAATGTTGGAATCCCATGCTAACTTACGAATGGCATTCTTCTCGTAGGAaaatttcttgttgaactgttttGAAGTAGTCTCTTCATCAACTAAACTCAGAACATACTTCATCCAGAGTTGCTGATTCTGAGCATGGATTTGCGACGATCTGTTCCTGGCATCATTCAAGTTCTTTGTATTCAATTCGAAGTTGGTCAACACCTTCTGGAACTCCCTATTGTGTTTCGATTTGTCGAGGCCCGACTTGGGAGGTAAGTTTATCGGACGAGTTTGGtcaatcaaattcaatttttcaagagaAATGAGATGCAAATCTTCCATAGAACTTTGTGACTTGACAAAGTTCGGCAACTTGTACATCATGGTCTGTTCTCTGGACAACTTTGCGATCTTCGACATAGAAGTAGATCTCTGGTTGTAGAACTGGGATATGTTATTGGAGATCTCCAGATCGTCATTCATACTCAAGTTAGCCACAGCTATCATGGTATCATCTCCTTCggcttcttctacaatacTATCCTGAGTTAAATCGTTACCATGGCTGTTCTTTCTAGGAGGAACAATAATGGACAAGTCAGTTTGTGAGCCAAGCTTGCCGGGTAATGGACACGGCTTCATGATAGAGCCGTTGATAttgtacttgttgttgtcgttgtcAGTCATCAAATCGCTTCTAGAAAGCATAGcactggaagaagaggaaagaCTCAGTCTACTGCTCATATTGGAATAACCAGGAACAAGATTTCCATGGCTTCTCAGATTCAACAGATAAAGCTCCAGATGGTTTTTTATCACAGGAACATTGAACACGAGATTATCCAACTCATTGGTGAGGATTTCCTCGTCGTCATCGTTTTCGtcgtacttcttctttctcaacatctgtctttctttgatttccttgGAACTGATGTATCTTGTCTTCGATCTGGACAACGACGGTGATGACGAAGTCAGTCTTTGCTTGATGTTCAGCGTACTGTAGGATCTTGTCACTGGGTGTGAAGCCTTCAGGTTTCCTTTCAGGTTTCTGGCAGAGTGTGAATGAGAAAAAGAGCTAGAACTCGACAACTCTGTGGATGAAAACGTCTTGTGTCTCTGCAAAATCAGCTTATCTACAATTGGTGCTGGAGCCGACGAACGGCGCTGTGGTTTCTGGGGAATGCCTATTCCCATACCAGGAAGAACCCTGGAGCTGTTTCTGGTAGAAAGAGTAGATATAGAGCTGGTGCTGCAGTTGTGATCGTAAGTAATATCTGGCGAGCTGTCTCCGTCTAAATAGTCAGAATGATCGTTGCTACAAGAATTGCATGAATTACAATCACCATCTTCACAATGAGAATGATCATGAGGACCTTCTGCAGTGATTGTGGTAGAAGAggtgaagttgaagttgttaaTAGATGGAGCTTCCAGCGGAGCGATGGAGTTGCTTGTCAACGAGCTCAACCGAGAATCAGCCAACATGTTCTGCGACTGGCGAGAACTCGTTTCTATTGGCGTATCGAACTGAGAAGAAACGATGGAGCTGACTTCGTCAGAGTACGAAGTACGCAAAGAGGCTAGGGATTCTCCGGATCTGGGTCTTGGATAGTTTCTTCCATTAACAGTATCATTCTTATGGCTCTGAGAGTGTGACTGAGCCAAGAGAGGAGCTGGCGGAAGCTGGCTTGGTTTTACGTTTGCTGTGATCAAGCTAAGCGAGCTCTGACTGAGTTTCTGGATATAGTAGTCGCCAGGTCTCTTTGCCGTTGGCTTTACTTCATTCAACGTTGTCAAAGCAGACATCGACGACACACGCTTGGGCGATGACTTTTtgctggaagaagaacccGAAGTGACTATACTCAGGTTCAGAGTCAAGCTGGCAGAGGAGTAGTTGTTCTTCACGTAGTtagaagatgatggaaTCTGACCAGATCTCTTGCGCGACGAGATAGCGATGTCGTAGTAATTATTGTTGTTaatattgttgttgtcgagGGATGACAGTGATGCATTAGTGTTTTTCATAGCGAGCGACTAGTTAGATGTTCATAAGCGAGAGGATGGAAGTTAAGTTATTTTGAAAGCTTCAGAAATCTCCAGATATTAGCTGAAGATTCTTAACAAATGAATATGGTATGTATACTTTGAGATGTAGAATGACAAAGTATGGAAATATTGCCTTCTGTCTATGAGAAGTGCTTTCTGCGATTCCGTATTACAACTGTATGGCTCGAGTATCTTGTAGATCTTGTAGATCTTATAGATTTGTAGTTACAGCTATCTTTATGTTATTGACAAGATATCTTTAGGCTACTGTGGATGTAGAGCCAAATATGAACGATTATCTCGAGTAGATCTGTATAAGCGATAGAATATCAGATCAGATTATGTCAACACGAGCTGAATTCTCTTACAAACTATCTTGGTGGCAGTTCTCGATTTGTATTGTAATAACGAGAGACAACTACTAAACAAGACAAAGCAGTGATACAAAAAGATTGAAAGACTCCAACTCAACGAACGAATGTCACGACCACAAAAAGAACAGGTCTGGTACCCAAAGGCGATTGTGGGAAAAGCAGCGAAGAGGTTTGTGATAAACACAAACAAGATAAAATTTTGGGACGAGATTATATGTAGGCGTGAAATTATAAAAATAGAGATGGAACGAGAATAGCGAGAAGCCAAAGTGAAGCCCGCGAGACAGCgagaagaggaagataaTGAGGCCCGTGAATTTCAGAGTAAACACAATCGCTTTAACTTCGGGACTTTTTTGCTCTTGTAACCGTGTAATTCTGTGGTACTTGTAGTATTTACTTGTGTGGTTTTAGATGGCTATATAGGGACATTTCTTGACGTACCTCTTCATCTCATCTGTCAACTGTTTGCGTTCGGGTAGCGAAGGAATGTTCCGTCATGATAAGAAACCTCGCTAGAGCTGGGAGAGAGCTGGGCGCGCGAATCGCAAAATTGCGACACCTCGCCGTCCAAGACTATCTGACCATACTTCAGACTGGGACAATCTTGCCAAGTCATATCTTGTAGATGGCTTTACAAGTCTATACTCTATTCTCGTCCATACTTCTAGTTCTCTGGTTCCTCTTTTACTTTTGGCTGGTTACTTCACTATTGTTGTCTGCTGCCTGCGCCTTCATTTCAGATCCCTCGCTATATTTAGTACCACGAAATCTGGCGCGGTGCGGCTTCCCGTCTGAGCCCACTCTGGCCCGAGCAGTTTTCCCCAGTTTAAGCCCGTCAGAGGTGTCTGTTTTGCAGAAACTGCCTACAAATCTGTCCATTTTCCGCCCTTTCCTAAGATCACATAACAGCACTACTTCGTTACCAGCCCTTAGTTCTACGCTTCACCGCCAGCTTCGCAAGACTTCACATCGCTGTTCCTGACTCTCGCCTGCAGGTATCCAACTTGCCGATGCAGCCCGCTGCCCCCTTTTGTCTTGAGAAATCCACAATGTGCCAGCCATTAtgtgtcacgtgaatttctccaattccaaattAGGCTACGATCTCTACCAAAGGGGATAGATGCAATGCTGTGTATCAAGACTAATAAATAGTACCCAAAAGCTAGGTGAACCTAGAGTTCGTTGGAAGCTTTTCGGTTGTGTTTTCGCTACAAGATAAACTAAGGGCTATGTAGTTCCCCACATGGAGAAGTTGCGGGGATTCTGTAGAGAGATGTCGTGGCAATGTATGCCAATGCCTTGTGGGTTAATGGTGTACAGAGAATTGCAGCCatttgaagtagaaatagTCATAATGAAGACTAAAGTATGCAAGCCATGATACCCTAAAGTGTTTAAGACTCAAGAACAAAACAATTGAGTTAAGTTCTCTAGAGTAGACATGTAGACTCGGGTTCCAAGGCTTAATAATCCATTGAACGATCTTCAGAACATGATAAGACCGTAATGCTCAAGTACTTGATGTAGTTCAAAACCTAACAACGAATATTGCAAGAAAAATCTAAGGTCTAGGGACCAAATGAATAAAGAACTTCTATTCAAGGCTTAAAATTTTCCACATCTAAGAGCCTTGGATAAAAACACCATGGATAACCTAATAGTCATGTCTCCGTTAGTATCTTAACGAATGATTGAGTGCACGAGGCTATTGCAATGGGCGGACATTATCGATCCAATCCGTAGTACTCATCTGCTGCAATCTCGACAAAGCACGAGCAAAAGCAAACTTCTCTTCGTCGTTAGCAAACATGGAAGCCTTCTTAGCAATGCTCTTGTCAAACCCATGTTTCACAACCAActcgtcatcttcaaacGTCTCTTCTACTCCACCCTTGTCCTGCTGTCTTCTATAGAGCATATAGTTACCCTTTTGCAAGTCTTCAGGCTCTACAAACAAGTCCTTGAACGGAGCAGCAGCTGTCACTGCTAAACGACCGTGGGCATCGTATACAGCGTCTAAGAATGTGATGAATCTACGCACCTGATCTCTGACATCGATGCTCAAGTACGGAATATCGGTGACAATAAACGACTGGTACGAATTAGCTAGCATTAAGTAGTCTCCGGCCGCCATAGGCTTTCCACACAAGTCGTGGAAGGTGAACTGGGCAACGGTGGGAGGAGAACTGAGAGGAACGTTTAGTGATCTACCCCACACTTCAAGTGAATGGTTTTCCAAGATGGTTTGGTTATCATTCTCGCTATTAAAGTACTCGTACCATTGTTCCACATGTTTCTTGCAATTAGACTGGTTAGTTTTAGAAAGCCATTTGACACCTGGCTTGGGGAAGTAGTATACTGACGATACAGGCTTAGGAATCTTTCTGTAGTCAGTAGGCGAGTTCAAATAGATCACACGGCATTGGCGTTTGATCAACTGGATACAGGGAATGAACGAAACACGCTGGATCCCGTTCAAGTACAAATCGTCCGGTGCTCTATTAGAGGTTGCAAATAAGAGAACCCCATGATCTGGACTAAGAAGTGCCATAAGCAATCTGCGGAGCAACATAGCATCGGCTACATCTGTGACCTGGAATTCGTCAAAGCAAAGCACAGTAGAGTCCTGGGCGATTTCCGCTGCCAAAAGAGGAATTACGTCGAGATCGTTATGGTTATGCTCGATTTTCAACTGGTGTGACCGTTTGTGCAAATGTTGCATGAACTGGTGGAAATGGATCCTTTTTTTGGGCAAATGGCTGGGAATTGTCAGATAAAACAAGTCCATCAACATGGTCTTTCCACAGCCAACATCGCCATACAAATAAATACCTTTGATTGCATTCTCATCTGCTAGTGCTACATCTGTATTTCCGTTGTTTTTACCCTTTCCAAAGAACGACCCGAACACCTTTCTTATCCCTATCTTGGGCTTGAGATCACTGATGGCCGGAGTTTCTACTTTGGGGGGATCGTAGCTGGACAACATCTCATGAAATATCGAAAGAGTGGAGATGATCTTCCGCTGGTATGGATCATCACGTAGCGTTCCTTGCTCCactttgaagttgtactCTTCCAACGGCGTTCTAACAAGAAGtggaactgaaaaatgaaaacgTCTAATGCCTAGGAGAGGGTTCGCTATAGCCCGGCATCTGGCTGGAGTTATGAATCGAGACATTTTGGTGAAGAGTTTTGGTGAAAGTTTTGTAGAAAATTCTATGACTGTTGAATGTGAATAGTATAACTGTAGATATCTGTGAAAGTTTTTGGTTTTGCAAGAGCAATGGATACGATATGACGATATGAATGCTAAAAGTGTCTATGAACTGAAATCAAACATCCAACAATAAGGAATAGTATAAAACAAACATATACCACGTCTGGTTCCGAATATCAAAATGATGGAAATATGAATATACTTCTCGGGAAATGACTGGTTTATATAGGTAGCAAAGTCTTCAAAGTCAAGGAGTCGAATcgtgaagaaaatggctATCTGCTGTAGAATTTCATGGAGATGAAAATTCCTGGAGTGTCTAAAAGTGCCTCGGAAAAAAGTTGAGAAAGCTGAACCCCAGATTTCGTCATTTACACTCTGGAGACAAACACAAACAGGGGTGGTAGAGGAGAtttggaaagagaaatctCTGGAAGGATCAGTGGTTGATCTCGTTGGCTATAAAAGCAAATTCGAAGGGCATCCAACAAGCGAAAGTGTCGTTAGCTGGACTGTCCGCTTTTCTATAGACTCTTCCATCCTCTATATTTTGTAGACTAAGCTCGCTAAGGAAATTTCGGGTGTGGCTAATGGGAAATGCGCGCAAAATGACTGGCCCCGGAACTTGCCAGTGAATACATAATGACCTCTCTAAATATATGAGATAACATGGTTCGCTTTAGCGATTATGACGTATTATGATAGAATGCACTCCAAATCTGTCTTAGCTGAAAATCTTCTCGTTCCGATTTCCCATTTCATTAGCATAAATTAATCGTCTTTATTGGAGTCTCGGGATCATGAAAATCTGCATTCTACAACGGTGCGGCTGAAATCTCACTATTTTTCTTCCAGTACCGGGACGTTCACATTCCCACTAATTCTACCGCGACTCGATCCACAGAAtacatcaacaatttgaaaaattacaTACGTTCAGGGATTCCTTGTGATTTGTAACCAGTCATAAATGTCAGCTCCAGAAAAGCAGCCGGTAGACCTCTATAAGCTCTCGGAAATCGCCGAGGGACCTCATTCGTTCAAGCAGAATCCGAACAGACTCAGACCGCCTGCTAGAAGATACAAACCAGCAAGACAAGTAATCGGAGATGAACAGAAGTATCTCCAGACCAAGGAGAATATCAAGTTTGATACGCCTACGTGGTTTTCTGTAGCTGCTCCTCCTAGCTTGGTTCCACAGAAGCATTACTGTGACATTACCGGCTTGAGAGGGAAGTACAAGAACCCAGCCAATAGTTTACGTTTTCACAACGTTGAGATATACCAggaaatcatcaagaacatgCCACCGGGAGTAGACCAGGAATATTTGGAATTGAGAGGTGCCAATGTGATATTGAAGTGAAGTTTAAGAAATGTAGAGAAAATTACATCTAGCAACAAGAGAATTAGGGGAGCACACAAGATTcaacagaaagaaatcTATTGCTATGaatagatgaagaatagTAGGAAAAGTGGTAGAGAATACCGGAAGAAGTAAGTTGAGACGACTACAGAAGTCATCTCACTCATGACAGTTGACGAATTATAGACTAGATCTGTGTATTAATGCAAGTATCTTAGAAAGAGATAACTATGAAGCTTCACCAGAAGATCCGAATTGCTTTGCCAatgaaagacttgaagaaccaaTAGTTGGTCAATACGATTATTGTAGCGAAATCTATATGTACTTTATACTCTTTCTCTACCTGGTTAGTTCGATTTTCTTCAGAGCTCATTCCATCTGTTGACAATTCTCTTGATATTGGTGTCAAACGTCGGTGTCTGGAGAATGGTTTCGTTCTCGTTTATGTCTACATCTGATCCCAAATTATTGAAGGGGTTACAAATCGTCCTCAAATAGCACTTCTGGATATCGAGAAACAAATTCTTGATGTTACGATGCGAATTACTCTCTGATATTGACGGAGAGTTGCtgattccaacaacaactttcAAGCCGTTGTTTGTTTCATAGCCGTAAACGGCGATCTCGTCTTggatgaaaagaagaaggactCCGGAAGCGGCCTCTGCCAGATGCGATTGCTGTTCTCTCATGCTGAGAGAAGCAGGCGATGAAAATATATCTAGAGCCATATGTGAAAGAAAGTTGTACTTGAGAAATTTGTTGGCATTTTCAGCATCGAAACTCGGCGAAGACGAGGAGTCTGACTCGCTGGAAGTACTCAGAACGAGTCCAAAAGACTGGATATACAATGGCTTGTCGTTTCTGGAGATGAATGAAACGAACTGAATCGTCTGTGATTTGGGAGAGTTCTTTG
Protein-coding regions in this window:
- the AFG1 gene encoding ATPase gives rise to the protein MSRFITPARCRAIANPLLGIRRFHFSVPLLVRTPLEEYNFKVEQGTLRDDPYQRKIISTLSIFHEMLSSYDPPKVETPAISDLKPKIGIRKVFGSFFGKGKNNGNTDVALADENAIKGIYLYGDVGCGKTMLMDLFYSTIPSHLPKKRIHFHQFMQHLHKRSHQLKIEHNHNDLDVIPLLAAEIAQDSTVLCFDEFQVTDVADAMLLRRLLMALLSPDHGVLLFATSNRAPDDLYLNGIQRVSFIPCIQLIKRQCRVIYLNSPTDYRKIPKPVSSVYYFPKPGVKWLSKTNQSNCKKHVEQWYEYFNSENDNQTILENHSLEVWGRSLNVPLSSPPTVAQFTFHDLCGKPMAAGDYLMLANSYQSFIVTDIPYLSIDVRDQVRRFITFLDAVYDAHGRLAVTAAAPFKDLFVEPEDLQKGNYMLYRRQQDKGGVEETFEDDELVVKHGFDKSIAKKASMFANDEEKFAFARALSRLQQMSTTDWIDNVRPLQ
- the IES6 gene encoding Ino eighty subunit 6: MSAPEKQPVDLYKLSEIAEGPHSFKQNPNRLRPPARRYKPARQVIGDEQKYLQTKENIKFDTPTWFSVAAPPSLVPQKHYCDITGLRGKYKNPANSLRFHNVEIYQEIIKNMPPGVDQEYLELRGANVILK
- a CDS encoding predicted protein, with product MSETGQPATPVATQSPPATHSIPSTTEKSQGSSVNSQVSQTSAKSKNSPKSQTIQFVSFISRNDKPLYIQSFGLVSSTSSESDSSSSPSFDAENANKFLKYNFLSHMALDIFSSPASLSMREQQSHSAEAASGVLLLFIQDEIAVYGYETNNGLKVVVGISNSPSISESNSHRNIKNLFLDIQKCYLRTICNPFNNLGSDVDINENETILQTPTFDTNIKRIVNRWNEL